In Sporosarcina sp. PTS2304, a genomic segment contains:
- a CDS encoding acyl-CoA dehydrogenase family protein → MTIQTKDQSQTQNQLNQILQEIRDRREEFEEKRYVPKDMIAKLKKMGVYRAHSPQCFGGDASSPMEFLELIEKISEADGSAGWVASFGSAAVYLAALPKETLATLYAESPDIAFAGGLFPVQPAKRVEGGWIVNGIWKFASGCKGADILGVGIGTGEGGKPLTAVLKPEDVEIVDNWEVIGMRGTGSHDLHVKDVFVPDEWTFIRGGTPSVEEPISQFPSIAYAAQVLAVVNLGVARAALNEISLMAGRSGITGAPKMADRAYVRISIAKAEAKLRSARAFFYEATEVAWNSILSGDGVSDDQTSMLRLAAAQAAREGASAVQSAYLLAGTSAIYDGHPLQRYLRDALVVTQHAFLNESMYDGAGSVLLGVQPIKGFI, encoded by the coding sequence ATGACTATTCAAACAAAAGATCAAAGTCAAACTCAAAATCAGCTTAATCAAATATTGCAAGAAATTCGCGATCGACGAGAAGAATTCGAAGAGAAGCGCTACGTACCAAAAGATATGATAGCGAAACTGAAGAAAATGGGAGTGTATCGTGCCCATTCACCACAGTGCTTTGGCGGAGATGCTAGTTCGCCCATGGAGTTTTTGGAGTTGATTGAAAAGATTTCAGAAGCTGACGGTTCAGCAGGATGGGTAGCAAGCTTTGGGTCTGCCGCAGTCTATCTTGCAGCGTTGCCTAAAGAGACATTAGCTACCCTCTACGCGGAAAGCCCAGATATTGCATTTGCCGGAGGATTGTTTCCGGTTCAGCCTGCCAAAAGAGTGGAAGGGGGCTGGATAGTAAATGGAATATGGAAGTTCGCGAGCGGCTGTAAGGGAGCGGATATTCTTGGAGTAGGGATTGGTACCGGCGAAGGAGGAAAACCATTAACTGCTGTGTTAAAACCTGAAGATGTAGAAATTGTAGACAATTGGGAAGTTATTGGGATGCGTGGGACAGGAAGTCATGATCTTCATGTGAAAGATGTCTTTGTACCAGACGAGTGGACTTTTATACGTGGTGGCACGCCGTCTGTTGAAGAACCAATTTCTCAATTCCCTTCGATTGCTTATGCAGCGCAAGTATTGGCAGTAGTCAATCTAGGCGTAGCTCGTGCAGCGCTTAATGAAATCTCTTTAATGGCAGGACGTTCTGGTATTACGGGCGCACCGAAAATGGCAGATCGTGCATATGTACGAATTTCCATAGCAAAAGCAGAAGCTAAATTGAGATCCGCGCGTGCCTTTTTCTATGAGGCTACAGAAGTTGCTTGGAATTCAATCCTCAGTGGTGATGGCGTTTCAGATGATCAAACAAGTATGTTGCGACTAGCTGCAGCACAAGCAGCACGTGAAGGTGCGAGTGCTGTACAATCAGCATACTTACTCGCAGGAACTTCAGCGATTTATGATGGACATCCTCTACAGCGCTATTTACGAGATGCACTAGTTGTAACACAACATGCATTTTTGAACGAAAGTATGTATGACGGTGCAGGTTCAGTACTTTTAGGAGTTCAACCGATAAAAGGCTTTATTTAA
- a CDS encoding VOC family protein, whose product MMIKKIEHTGIIVTNMDRSVDFYSKMFGFVVRLRGKSATREFAFLYVEGYPETEIELIRDLDPIEKYNENGIVNHLAFTVESIDRSIEHYERLGINFLTSRPQPTLEGGRMILFNGPDQELLQLVERLKK is encoded by the coding sequence ATGATGATAAAAAAAATTGAACACACAGGAATTATAGTAACAAACATGGATCGTTCGGTAGATTTTTATTCGAAAATGTTTGGATTTGTCGTAAGGTTACGTGGAAAGAGTGCTACACGTGAATTTGCATTTCTTTACGTAGAAGGATATCCAGAGACTGAAATCGAACTAATTAGAGATCTTGATCCCATTGAGAAATATAATGAAAATGGAATAGTAAACCATCTTGCTTTTACTGTGGAGTCCATTGATCGATCCATCGAACACTACGAAAGACTAGGGATTAATTTTTTAACGAGTCGACCCCAACCTACACTAGAAGGCGGTCGCATGATACTGTTTAATGGTCCAGATCAAGAGCTTTTACAACTAGTCGAACGTTTAAAAAAGTGA
- a CDS encoding NAD(P)/FAD-dependent oxidoreductase produces MYEKDEVFDITIIGGGPVGLFTAFYAGLRQARVKIIESLPQLGGQLSALYPEKHIYDVAGFPKITGKELIDNLTEQMNQFDPAVVLNEAVETLERQPDGVFKILTNNSVHFSKTIIITAGNGAFNPRKLGIDTADKYEGENLHYFVNDMQQFAGKKVQLFGGGDSAVDWALMLEPIAEEVILTHRREKFRAHEHSVELLKNSKVKIMTPYVPQEFIGETQIEHVVLEHVKGEGTKSIEVDDVIVNYGFISQLGPIKEWGLEIEKNSIVVNSKMETNIAGIYAAGDICTYEGKVKLIATGFGEAPTAVSNAKVYIDPSSKVQAPHSTSVMDKSEEKIVSVTL; encoded by the coding sequence ATGTACGAGAAAGATGAAGTGTTCGATATAACAATTATTGGTGGAGGTCCAGTAGGTTTGTTTACGGCATTTTATGCTGGATTACGTCAAGCACGAGTGAAAATTATAGAAAGCTTACCACAACTAGGTGGTCAACTTTCTGCATTATATCCAGAAAAACATATTTATGATGTAGCGGGCTTCCCTAAAATAACTGGGAAAGAATTAATTGATAATTTAACAGAACAAATGAATCAATTTGATCCAGCCGTAGTATTAAATGAGGCAGTCGAAACGTTGGAGAGACAACCTGACGGAGTGTTTAAAATTTTGACGAATAATTCAGTTCATTTTTCAAAAACGATTATCATTACAGCAGGAAATGGTGCATTTAATCCTAGAAAACTCGGAATCGACACGGCTGATAAATATGAAGGGGAAAATCTGCATTATTTTGTTAATGATATGCAGCAATTTGCAGGAAAAAAAGTTCAGTTGTTTGGCGGAGGAGATTCTGCAGTAGACTGGGCTCTTATGCTGGAGCCGATAGCTGAAGAAGTAATACTCACCCATAGACGTGAAAAATTCCGCGCGCACGAGCATAGTGTGGAGTTGCTTAAAAATTCTAAAGTTAAGATTATGACTCCTTATGTACCGCAAGAGTTCATCGGGGAAACTCAAATCGAACACGTCGTTCTAGAACATGTAAAAGGTGAAGGTACAAAGAGTATTGAAGTAGACGACGTAATAGTAAACTACGGTTTTATTTCTCAATTAGGCCCTATTAAAGAGTGGGGTCTTGAAATCGAGAAGAATAGTATCGTAGTTAACTCAAAAATGGAGACGAATATTGCGGGAATATATGCAGCGGGAGACATTTGTACATATGAAGGGAAAGTGAAGCTTATTGCCACTGGTTTTGGAGAAGCCCCTACTGCGGTCAGTAATGCAAAAGTATACATCGATCCTAGTTCTAAAGTACAAGCCCCACACAGCACGAGTGTTATGGATAAGAGTGAAGAGAAAATAGTCTCTGTCACGTTATGA
- a CDS encoding ferredoxin produces MAKYTIVDQETCIACGACSGVAPELYDHTDDGVSYVIIDENEGMVEVPEEFYDDLEDAYEGCPSESIKISDTPFHGNALKYEEAM; encoded by the coding sequence ATGGCGAAATATACGATTGTTGATCAGGAGACTTGTATTGCCTGTGGAGCGTGTAGTGGAGTTGCCCCTGAATTATATGACCATACAGATGACGGCGTATCCTACGTAATAATTGATGAAAATGAAGGGATGGTTGAAGTCCCAGAGGAATTTTATGATGATTTGGAAGATGCATATGAAGGATGTCCTAGTGAATCCATAAAAATTTCAGATACGCCATTCCATGGAAACGCACTGAAGTACGAAGAGGCTATGTAA
- a CDS encoding flavin reductase family protein, translated as MDAREFRNTLGHFATGVTVITTTTDKGEKIGLTANAFSSVSLDPPLVLVCIDKKSSSLQTLKKDVPFAINILQKGQEEDCWRFAKRTEDKFAGASYTLSEDSVPLLNGNLATIECDVAEVIEGGDHYILTGHVKRASYDDVAEPLLFFRGKIEQVAQAELA; from the coding sequence ATGGATGCAAGAGAATTTAGAAATACCCTAGGACACTTCGCGACGGGTGTGACAGTCATTACGACTACTACTGATAAAGGTGAAAAAATTGGGTTGACTGCAAATGCATTTTCTTCTGTTTCATTAGACCCGCCATTGGTATTAGTTTGTATAGATAAGAAATCCAGCAGTTTGCAAACGTTGAAAAAAGATGTTCCATTTGCGATTAACATTCTTCAGAAAGGACAGGAAGAAGATTGCTGGCGTTTTGCAAAGAGGACGGAAGATAAATTTGCAGGGGCTTCCTACACCCTATCGGAAGACAGTGTTCCTTTGCTGAATGGAAACCTCGCTACTATTGAATGTGACGTAGCTGAAGTGATCGAAGGCGGAGATCATTATATCCTAACGGGCCATGTAAAAAGAGCTTCCTATGACGATGTAGCTGAACCGTTGCTTTTCTTTAGAGGAAAGATCGAACAGGTTGCGCAAGCAGAATTAGCATAA
- a CDS encoding XylR N-terminal domain-containing protein, whose translation MLKLKANEFTLNNMLTISTKPGERLQDLNFSLSSMDAWGVLRTDLINALGIQRAKRFILRYAYRTGMHEARILKERIDWNSELEWLIAGSKMHDLTGRALSYPEHFNVDMEEGNFNVSGYWIDSAEVKQHLEYFPMSNEAICYFLIGYASGYTSECMGKKIIFKEVKCKGKGDEHCSYIGKTIEEWGDEITEELLYYEDEDMSDELDQMYRRIERQKDRLETGYAVSRNLTKAMLQGGSFKEFAEILGQSLHSSVLIENQYYETLGTYRGNPGLEEKMSAVNFWEEKTENIPEYVETELKDKTFTLLTVPILLENNIFGFITVTLNRRADNFHVDLLERVAVVIALYMQNERVAIETEQRLKGELLEQLFNGKNKDVGEIHNRFSYLGYDLNRPHYIIYIEINDRNIEEEFYANVNYLKVRNQLTDLFQGGNKYTVNIPVLTKLNTIQTIVPKEYLDKEKITIQEFGNRLLKKIDREDKQVAIGISDITEKIQDFHNRMKEAKKAVELAKYRSKDSSVILANELGNLTLFLHAREPEELELFAKEKLKEILEYDEKKNSELLETLFYYSQNEFNLHKTAREMSISISGMRYRILRIEELLSVDLSNSSSRFEIQMALQIFLLLGKIKRT comes from the coding sequence ATGTTGAAGCTTAAAGCGAATGAATTCACTTTGAATAATATGTTGACGATTTCCACGAAGCCTGGAGAAAGACTGCAAGATCTAAACTTTTCATTGAGCAGCATGGATGCGTGGGGAGTACTTCGGACTGATCTCATCAACGCTCTTGGCATTCAACGAGCTAAACGCTTTATTTTAAGGTACGCATACCGAACAGGGATGCACGAGGCTCGTATTCTAAAAGAAAGAATTGATTGGAATAGTGAATTAGAATGGCTGATTGCAGGGTCGAAAATGCATGATTTGACAGGAAGGGCATTATCTTATCCAGAACACTTCAATGTCGATATGGAAGAAGGGAACTTCAATGTCTCTGGCTACTGGATAGATTCTGCAGAAGTCAAGCAACACTTAGAATATTTCCCAATGAGCAATGAGGCCATCTGCTATTTCTTAATTGGTTATGCAAGCGGCTATACAAGTGAATGTATGGGGAAAAAAATTATTTTTAAAGAAGTGAAGTGCAAAGGTAAAGGCGATGAACATTGTAGCTATATTGGGAAAACAATAGAAGAATGGGGAGATGAAATTACCGAAGAACTCCTCTACTACGAAGATGAAGACATGTCAGACGAACTGGATCAAATGTATAGGCGTATAGAACGTCAAAAAGACAGACTAGAGACAGGGTATGCAGTAAGTCGTAATCTTACAAAGGCAATGCTTCAAGGAGGAAGCTTCAAGGAGTTCGCTGAAATTTTGGGACAAAGTCTACACTCTTCCGTGTTGATAGAAAATCAATATTACGAAACACTCGGTACCTATCGAGGTAATCCGGGATTGGAAGAGAAAATGTCGGCAGTAAATTTTTGGGAAGAAAAAACAGAAAATATTCCAGAGTATGTAGAAACAGAGCTGAAAGACAAGACGTTTACTTTGTTAACCGTACCGATTTTGCTTGAAAATAATATTTTTGGATTTATAACAGTAACATTGAACAGAAGAGCTGATAATTTTCATGTGGATTTACTTGAAAGAGTAGCTGTAGTGATTGCTTTATATATGCAGAATGAGCGTGTGGCAATTGAGACAGAGCAAAGACTTAAGGGAGAACTGCTTGAGCAATTATTTAATGGAAAGAACAAAGATGTCGGGGAGATCCACAATAGGTTCTCATATTTAGGATATGACTTAAACCGTCCCCATTACATCATTTACATTGAAATAAATGATCGAAACATAGAAGAAGAATTTTATGCAAATGTCAACTATTTAAAAGTGAGAAATCAACTGACTGATCTGTTTCAGGGAGGAAATAAATACACAGTAAATATTCCAGTCCTTACTAAACTCAATACAATCCAGACTATTGTACCAAAAGAGTATCTTGATAAAGAGAAGATAACGATACAGGAATTCGGAAATCGATTATTGAAGAAAATAGATAGGGAAGACAAGCAAGTGGCTATTGGAATTAGTGATATTACAGAAAAAATTCAGGATTTCCATAACCGAATGAAAGAAGCTAAAAAAGCTGTTGAGTTGGCAAAGTACAGATCAAAAGATTCCAGTGTGATTCTAGCTAATGAATTAGGAAATTTGACATTGTTCCTACATGCGAGGGAACCGGAAGAATTGGAATTGTTCGCAAAAGAAAAGCTGAAAGAAATACTTGAATATGATGAGAAAAAGAACTCTGAGCTATTAGAAACGCTCTTTTACTACTCTCAAAACGAGTTTAATCTGCATAAAACTGCACGTGAAATGTCTATTTCTATTAGTGGAATGAGATATAGAATTTTACGGATTGAAGAATTACTTTCTGTGGATCTTTCAAATTCAAGTAGCCGTTTTGAAATACAAATGGCCCTGCAAATCTTTTTATTGCTTGGAAAAATCAAACGCACATAA
- a CDS encoding RNA-binding protein: MYAFELNIVNSQEQIDELFHLPDRRFFDWCAKSYSINKGIFNVIDSWLFDYGLKDIVSRRKAMDQYLNYLLLHGFYNEKKLYLQFGKKGVTESLSDFAAQHLSIMHCAGDYVEA, encoded by the coding sequence ATGTATGCATTTGAACTGAATATAGTGAATTCTCAAGAGCAAATTGACGAACTTTTTCATTTACCTGATAGACGTTTTTTTGACTGGTGTGCGAAGAGTTACTCAATCAACAAAGGAATATTTAATGTAATAGATAGTTGGTTATTTGATTATGGCTTAAAAGATATCGTTTCTAGGCGTAAAGCAATGGATCAATATTTGAACTACCTATTGTTGCACGGTTTTTACAATGAAAAAAAGCTTTATTTACAGTTTGGAAAAAAAGGGGTAACGGAGAGCCTTTCTGATTTTGCTGCACAGCACTTATCCATAATGCATTGCGCAGGTGATTATGTTGAAGCTTAA
- a CDS encoding dioxygenase: MQKEAIKKNDRVVEVFDLFVKHIQAFFEEAKLNHEEYTNFVNWADRLGRTGELPLFADVFLESHVLRAMYTDTPGTQPSLLGPYYIEGSPLIESKNCEPLVLTQRPDEAGKVLYFKGNVSSVDGHPLSNIKVEMWQNDADATYSAFDSVAPKYNLRGHFYTDENGDFKVKSIMPTPYPIPTNGPTGEFLEYADKQPMRPAHLHLMFEAEGHETLITQVFPDDDVWLEEDVADGVRLDLLTKFEDVGDHVEASLDFVMRKN, from the coding sequence ATGCAAAAAGAAGCAATTAAAAAAAATGATCGCGTCGTAGAGGTTTTCGATTTATTCGTAAAACATATCCAAGCATTTTTCGAAGAGGCGAAACTAAACCATGAAGAGTATACAAACTTTGTGAACTGGGCGGATCGGTTAGGTCGCACTGGCGAACTGCCACTGTTTGCAGACGTATTTTTAGAGTCACACGTACTCCGAGCTATGTATACAGATACGCCAGGAACGCAACCGTCGCTACTAGGACCTTACTACATTGAAGGTTCGCCCTTGATCGAATCTAAAAATTGTGAACCACTTGTACTCACGCAACGCCCTGACGAAGCAGGAAAAGTATTGTACTTTAAAGGAAATGTCAGTAGCGTCGACGGTCATCCGCTAAGTAATATTAAAGTGGAAATGTGGCAAAATGATGCGGATGCTACGTATTCTGCGTTTGACTCCGTTGCACCGAAGTACAATTTAAGAGGTCACTTCTATACTGACGAAAATGGGGATTTCAAAGTAAAGTCGATTATGCCTACTCCTTATCCAATTCCGACAAATGGTCCTACAGGAGAGTTTTTGGAATATGCGGATAAGCAACCAATGCGTCCGGCCCATTTGCATTTAATGTTTGAGGCGGAAGGTCATGAAACGCTAATTACTCAAGTATTCCCTGATGATGATGTTTGGTTAGAAGAAGACGTAGCAGATGGCGTTCGCTTAGACTTGCTGACAAAGTTTGAAGATGTAGGAGATCATGTGGAAGCAAGCTTAGACTTTGTAATGCGCAAGAACTGA
- a CDS encoding flavin reductase family protein: MDSREFRNCMGKFATGVTVVTCKTENGFHGLTANSFTSVSLDPPLVLVSVDRKTKAFEHMKNNAFTVNILKSTQEDVAMHFAGRPKEVAPFTWVEGEHAPRLEESLAHIECKPWQEYDGGDHVLFVGEVQEFVSNEGDALTYFGGTFGKLTNDVVKVSS, encoded by the coding sequence ATGGATAGTAGAGAATTTAGAAATTGTATGGGTAAATTCGCAACAGGCGTAACCGTCGTGACATGCAAAACAGAAAACGGATTCCATGGACTAACAGCAAACTCTTTCACATCTGTTTCCCTTGATCCTCCGCTAGTTTTAGTATCAGTCGATCGTAAAACGAAAGCATTTGAACATATGAAAAATAATGCATTCACAGTAAATATTTTAAAATCTACACAAGAAGATGTAGCGATGCATTTCGCTGGCCGCCCGAAAGAAGTTGCTCCTTTTACATGGGTAGAAGGTGAACACGCTCCACGCCTTGAAGAATCTCTTGCGCATATTGAATGTAAGCCATGGCAAGAATATGATGGCGGAGATCATGTGTTGTTTGTAGGAGAAGTTCAGGAGTTTGTCAGTAATGAAGGCGATGCTTTAACTTATTTTGGTGGTACATTCGGAAAGCTTACAAATGACGTAGTGAAAGTAAGTTCTTAA
- a CDS encoding FAD synthetase family protein, translating into MICLQNNQLELNQSVVTIGAFDGIHRGHQALIKNAKARADSYGVPLVVYTFDPPPKVYFQNQSILTPLSEKKKFLEELGVSYTVFASFDQTYASRSVKEFIDELRLVNPQEVWVGPEFNFGKGKSGSIVDLAEHFTAFQHPVVTCPEGEVISSTRIRELFKHQNIEQAYYLLGRKPYAVTNA; encoded by the coding sequence ATGATTTGTTTACAAAACAATCAATTAGAATTGAATCAGTCCGTCGTAACGATTGGTGCTTTTGACGGTATTCATAGGGGACACCAGGCTTTGATAAAAAATGCTAAAGCACGTGCGGATAGTTATGGAGTGCCATTGGTTGTTTATACATTTGATCCACCACCTAAAGTCTATTTCCAAAATCAATCGATCTTAACTCCTTTGTCTGAAAAGAAGAAGTTTCTAGAAGAGTTAGGTGTCTCCTATACTGTCTTCGCCTCGTTTGATCAAACATACGCTTCAAGAAGTGTGAAAGAATTTATAGATGAGTTACGTCTAGTGAATCCTCAAGAAGTATGGGTCGGTCCGGAATTTAATTTCGGTAAAGGTAAAAGTGGTTCAATTGTAGATTTGGCTGAACATTTTACTGCTTTTCAACACCCTGTCGTTACGTGTCCGGAAGGCGAAGTCATCTCCTCCACTAGAATTCGAGAATTATTTAAACATCAAAATATTGAGCAAGCTTATTATTTACTTGGCAGGAAACCATATGCTGTAACTAATGCATAA
- a CDS encoding dioxygenase, protein MIKSETKKNERVEEVFNLFISHVQNFLKEANLNHEEYTNFVNWADRLGRAGELPLYADVFLESHVLRAMYTDKPGTQPSLLGPYFIEGTPLIEAEPGQPLVLTQRPDEPGDVMYFSGNVSSTNGQPLAKARVEMWQNDASGKYSAFDSDAPKYNFRGHFYTDENGDFEVKTIVPLPYSIPTDGPTGEFLEYTDQHPMRPAHLHLMFEAEGHETLITQVFFEGDEWLETDVADGVRLDLMTKIEEKDGHKVSSLDFVMRAE, encoded by the coding sequence ATGATAAAGTCAGAAACGAAAAAGAACGAACGCGTAGAAGAGGTTTTTAATTTATTCATATCTCACGTACAAAACTTCTTGAAAGAAGCTAATTTAAACCATGAAGAGTATACAAACTTCGTAAATTGGGCTGACCGTCTAGGACGTGCCGGAGAACTACCGCTATACGCGGATGTCTTTCTCGAAAGTCATGTGTTACGAGCGATGTATACAGACAAGCCTGGCACGCAGCCTTCACTGCTTGGACCGTATTTCATCGAGGGAACTCCTCTAATTGAAGCTGAACCTGGACAACCACTTGTATTGACTCAACGTCCTGATGAGCCTGGTGATGTCATGTACTTTAGTGGAAATGTAAGCAGTACAAATGGACAACCACTTGCCAAAGCAAGAGTGGAAATGTGGCAGAATGACGCTTCTGGAAAATATTCGGCATTTGATTCAGATGCACCGAAATATAACTTTAGAGGACATTTCTATACAGATGAAAACGGGGATTTTGAAGTGAAAACGATAGTTCCCCTCCCATACTCGATTCCAACAGACGGACCAACAGGGGAGTTTTTGGAGTACACAGATCAGCATCCAATGCGACCTGCCCATTTACATTTAATGTTTGAAGCAGAAGGTCACGAAACACTAATCACTCAAGTATTTTTCGAAGGCGATGAATGGTTAGAGACGGACGTAGCAGATGGAGTACGCTTGGACTTGATGACGAAAATAGAAGAAAAAGATGGTCATAAAGTTTCTTCATTGGATTTTGTAATGCGCGCTGAATAA
- a CDS encoding 4-hydroxyphenylacetate 3-hydroxylase family protein, which translates to MTVKQAVRLPLTGAEYLESLRDNREIWLHGKKVEDVTTHPGFRNSARSIASLYDALHDPEKKDILTRKTDTGNGGYTQRFFVPDESPEDLFKTRDAIAEWAKMSYGQMGRSPDYKASFLATLGANPEYYGEYADNARRWYKEVQEKNWFFNHAIINPPVDRDKPIDEVKDVFIHAVKETEEGVVVSGAKMVATGSALTNYNFVAHYGALAIPSEEYALVFVADMNTPGIKLVCRASYEMNAAVTGSPFDYPLSSRFDENDSVLVFENALIPWENILVYKDIEKANSFFAESGFLHRLTFHGVTRFAVKLDFISGLLIKALRGNGTDSFRGVQAQIGEVIAYRNMFWAISDAMALNPEKGAHNTVLPNLEYGLAYRVFMSDGWSHVKNIVETVVAGSLIVQPSSADDFKNPELRPIIDKLYRGSNGIDAEEKIKVIKLLWDAIGTEYGGRHELYERNYSGNNENIRLENLTTAKASGRAQKFEDFVQKCLDDYDLDGWVNPTWVNNDDVHAYSKK; encoded by the coding sequence ATGACAGTAAAACAAGCAGTTAGATTACCATTGACTGGAGCAGAGTACCTTGAAAGTTTAAGAGACAATCGTGAAATTTGGCTACATGGTAAAAAGGTTGAAGATGTAACAACTCATCCAGGCTTTAGAAATAGCGCTCGTTCCATCGCTAGCCTTTATGACGCATTACACGATCCTGAAAAAAAAGATATATTAACGAGGAAAACAGATACTGGCAATGGTGGCTATACACAACGCTTCTTTGTACCAGATGAATCACCTGAAGATTTATTTAAAACACGCGACGCAATTGCTGAATGGGCTAAAATGTCTTATGGACAAATGGGACGTTCACCAGATTATAAAGCATCTTTCTTAGCGACGTTGGGAGCAAACCCGGAGTATTATGGAGAGTACGCTGACAATGCCCGCAGATGGTATAAAGAAGTACAAGAAAAGAACTGGTTCTTCAACCATGCAATCATTAACCCACCGGTTGATCGGGACAAACCAATTGATGAAGTGAAAGACGTATTCATTCATGCTGTTAAAGAAACTGAAGAAGGCGTAGTGGTGAGTGGAGCTAAGATGGTTGCTACCGGATCTGCACTTACTAACTATAACTTTGTAGCTCATTACGGTGCGTTGGCCATTCCGAGTGAAGAGTATGCACTTGTATTCGTCGCTGATATGAATACACCAGGTATTAAATTGGTTTGTCGTGCATCTTATGAAATGAATGCTGCAGTAACGGGTAGCCCGTTCGATTATCCGTTAAGCAGTCGATTTGATGAAAATGATTCGGTACTTGTTTTTGAAAACGCTTTAATTCCATGGGAAAATATTCTCGTATATAAAGATATTGAAAAAGCAAATTCGTTTTTTGCGGAAAGCGGCTTTTTGCATCGCTTAACATTCCATGGTGTAACAAGATTTGCAGTGAAGCTAGACTTCATTTCCGGTTTACTTATTAAAGCGTTACGTGGGAATGGAACAGATTCATTCCGTGGAGTGCAAGCTCAAATCGGTGAAGTGATTGCTTATCGGAATATGTTCTGGGCAATAAGTGATGCAATGGCATTGAATCCTGAAAAAGGCGCCCATAACACGGTCTTGCCAAATCTGGAATATGGGTTAGCGTATCGTGTATTCATGTCTGATGGCTGGTCACATGTGAAAAATATTGTGGAAACGGTTGTCGCAGGAAGTCTGATCGTTCAACCATCCAGTGCTGATGACTTCAAGAATCCTGAACTGCGCCCGATCATCGATAAATTATATCGTGGATCGAACGGTATCGATGCAGAAGAGAAAATCAAGGTGATCAAACTACTTTGGGATGCAATTGGGACAGAGTACGGTGGTCGTCATGAGTTATACGAAAGAAACTATTCAGGAAACAACGAAAATATTCGCCTAGAAAATCTAACGACAGCAAAAGCTAGTGGTCGAGCGCAAAAATTCGAAGACTTTGTACAGAAGTGTTTAGATGATTACGATTTAGATGGCTGGGTAAATCCGACTTGGGTTAATAACGATGATGTACATGCATATAGTAAAAAGTAA